The following coding sequences are from one Leptolyngbya sp. NIES-3755 window:
- a CDS encoding methionine aminopeptidase (similar to AA sequence:cyanobase_aa:slr0786) → MLGYAVPARSVMNLQNLLSVSKPATQHRGIVLLSARELDKMRTVGKLAAQLLDYLEPLVKPGVSTQELNDEAARWMKAHGAISATLGYAPPNHPPYPGSICTSINEVVCHGIPSPKQILKDGDILNIDVTPILEGYHGDTSRMFLVGNPSEAARKLVEVTKEAMMRGIAEVKPGARVGDIGAAIQEYAESNGFSVVRDMVGHGVGRVFHTEPQIPHFGKRGTGVKLRPGMVFTIEPMLNEGTYELKFLSDRWTVITKDKKLSAQFEHTIAVTEDGYEILTLP, encoded by the coding sequence ATGCTAGGCTATGCTGTGCCAGCAAGAAGTGTTATGAATCTGCAAAATCTATTATCCGTCTCCAAACCAGCCACTCAACATCGCGGAATTGTTCTCCTTTCTGCACGAGAACTCGACAAAATGCGAACGGTTGGAAAGCTTGCAGCACAGTTATTAGATTATCTCGAACCGTTGGTAAAACCGGGAGTCAGCACTCAAGAATTGAACGACGAAGCCGCTCGCTGGATGAAAGCCCACGGAGCAATTAGCGCAACGTTAGGATATGCTCCCCCAAATCATCCCCCGTATCCCGGTTCGATTTGCACCAGTATTAACGAAGTTGTTTGCCACGGTATTCCTAGTCCCAAACAAATTCTTAAAGACGGCGACATTCTCAACATTGATGTCACTCCAATTCTCGAAGGTTATCACGGGGATACCTCTCGGATGTTTCTCGTCGGTAATCCATCCGAAGCCGCTCGAAAGTTAGTCGAAGTCACCAAAGAAGCAATGATGCGGGGAATTGCTGAAGTGAAACCGGGTGCAAGAGTCGGTGATATTGGTGCAGCAATTCAGGAATATGCCGAATCGAATGGATTCTCTGTGGTGCGGGACATGGTTGGACATGGAGTGGGACGAGTCTTTCACACTGAGCCGCAAATTCCGCACTTTGGTAAACGGGGAACGGGTGTGAAATTGCGTCCGGGAATGGTATTTACGATCGAGCCAATGCTGAATGAAGGCACGTATGAACTGAAGTTTTTAAGCGATCGATGGACTGTGATTACCAAAGATAAGAAACTCTCTGCACAGTTTGAACATACGATCGCGGTCACTGAAGATGGATACGAGATTCTAACGCTGCCATAA
- a CDS encoding hypothetical protein (similar to AA sequence:cyanobase_aa:ssl0511), whose amino-acid sequence MGGKTDLERVVAYVPPEWKKELEAWAETDERSVSWLVAKLIEKALQERQKAQSEEAARH is encoded by the coding sequence ATGGGCGGCAAAACAGATTTAGAGCGCGTGGTTGCTTACGTGCCTCCAGAATGGAAAAAAGAACTCGAAGCCTGGGCAGAAACAGATGAGCGATCGGTGTCGTGGTTAGTGGCAAAATTGATTGAGAAAGCCTTACAAGAGCGGCAAAAAGCGCAATCTGAAGAAGCCGCTCGCCATTAA
- a CDS encoding hypothetical protein (hypothetical protein Npun_F2210;~similar to AA sequence:cyanobase_aa:LBDG_53860): MKRLYAISSVLALLMFGCSSTPSQSNSTTESPNAKRGASIVASSSDVIATGSFVAGEHSTKGGVQIINQNGKRYLQLDRQFETSTSGPDLVVVLHRSANIIGETKPPAHALQQGSYVILAPLKQFNGAQTYEIPAEVNLNDYKSAAIWCRRFNATFGAATLKA, from the coding sequence ATGAAACGACTCTACGCCATTTCCAGTGTGTTAGCCCTCTTGATGTTTGGATGTTCTAGCACTCCTTCTCAGTCCAACTCAACTACAGAAAGCCCGAACGCGAAGCGCGGTGCAAGCATCGTAGCCTCCAGTTCAGATGTGATTGCAACCGGGAGCTTTGTCGCTGGCGAACATTCTACAAAAGGCGGCGTTCAGATTATCAATCAAAATGGCAAACGGTATTTACAACTCGATCGACAATTTGAAACCTCAACGTCTGGACCTGATTTAGTCGTTGTTCTCCACCGTTCTGCCAACATAATCGGAGAAACCAAGCCTCCCGCTCATGCACTCCAGCAAGGTAGCTATGTAATTCTCGCACCGCTCAAGCAATTTAACGGCGCACAAACCTACGAAATTCCAGCAGAGGTCAATTTGAATGACTACAAATCGGCTGCAATTTGGTGTCGCAGATTTAATGCAACCTTTGGAGCAGCAACCTTAAAAGCTTAA
- a CDS encoding hypothetical protein (conserved hypothetical protein;~similar to AA sequence:cyanobase_aa:LBDG_48380), giving the protein MVSSVSQFQNLTLHLVLEKTEHGQARARVLELPNCVVEAATDEEAIAQLQAIIAGQFADVRVMPIEVTVSTKAERENPWTEFIGMYEGDAEFAAIARELQLERGFDELGLTE; this is encoded by the coding sequence ATGGTTTCATCTGTCTCTCAGTTTCAAAATTTAACGCTTCATCTTGTCCTTGAGAAGACTGAGCATGGACAAGCAAGAGCGAGAGTTCTAGAGTTGCCGAATTGTGTTGTAGAGGCGGCAACGGATGAAGAAGCGATCGCTCAATTACAAGCAATCATCGCTGGACAGTTTGCAGACGTGAGAGTCATGCCGATCGAAGTTACCGTTAGCACTAAAGCTGAAAGAGAGAATCCGTGGACTGAGTTTATTGGAATGTACGAAGGAGATGCTGAATTTGCAGCGATCGCAAGAGAACTTCAGTTGGAGCGTGGATTTGACGAACTGGGGCTAACAGAATGA
- a CDS encoding hypothetical protein (similar to AA sequence:cyanobase_aa:LBDG_15010), which produces MTLWILDTDMVSLLLRRHPVVSQRVLENGADVAISIITVQEIFNGWVVRINQAKSVEELVMLYSQLHKAILLCKRVPVLNFEETASQQLTALFQDCPSLTKQRLQKDMRIAAIALSRKATIVTRNYRDFSQVPKLVIEDWTR; this is translated from the coding sequence ATGACGCTCTGGATTTTGGATACCGATATGGTTTCTCTGTTGTTAAGAAGACATCCAGTAGTTAGTCAACGAGTCTTAGAAAATGGAGCCGATGTCGCCATTTCGATCATCACTGTTCAAGAGATCTTCAATGGTTGGGTCGTTCGGATTAATCAAGCGAAAAGTGTTGAAGAACTTGTCATGCTTTATAGCCAACTTCATAAGGCGATTCTGCTCTGTAAAAGAGTGCCTGTTCTGAATTTTGAGGAGACTGCCTCTCAGCAGCTAACAGCCCTGTTTCAAGACTGTCCATCTCTAACGAAACAGCGATTACAGAAAGATATGCGGATTGCAGCGATCGCGCTGTCACGTAAGGCAACTATCGTTACACGCAATTATCGTGATTTCTCTCAGGTTCCAAAACTTGTAATTGAGGATTGGACAAGATAA
- a CDS encoding apolipoprotein N-acyltransferase (similar to AA sequence:cyanobase_aa:LBDG_43720) has protein sequence MKWKTSLTIAILSALFMAFATAPISFWWLAWVALTPLWVITVKTRSPKTAIFWGIVYHGFALHWITGLHPLMWLGVSWIASVSIVAFAWGFITLWGAVCTWIWAWGLARIPNNAIMRVIAGTALWSGLELVRQWSALDWTSLAYTQSPSNLVILHLGRISGALTVTAAIVAVNGLIAEAWMARSKQLIGSAIALFIILHLVGFGLYQTAIVQTPEAKLTAGIIQGNVPTRQKLFSEGLRQAFNGYSSGYRSLANQGVDFVVTPEGALPVLWQGENLRNLVTQAIQEKRVLVLIGTFVPEGTRYTQSLIAVAPDGSTIARYNKIKLVPLGEYLPFEKILGGLIGRLSPIESFMVPGKFNQQFETPLGRIAIGICFDSAFSEVFRQQVANNAQFLITASNLDPYSTVLMAQHEAHDIIRAIETDRWAVRVTNTGYSGIVDPHGRVKWRSINNQYQIHADTIYRQQTQTLYVKWGDWMTPTLLGMSAVLLFFVSRNQR, from the coding sequence ATGAAGTGGAAGACAAGTTTAACGATCGCGATTCTCAGCGCTTTGTTCATGGCGTTTGCCACTGCACCGATTAGTTTTTGGTGGCTGGCTTGGGTTGCTTTGACTCCATTGTGGGTGATTACGGTTAAAACTCGATCGCCGAAAACTGCCATCTTCTGGGGCATTGTTTATCACGGATTTGCATTGCACTGGATTACTGGGCTACATCCGTTGATGTGGTTGGGGGTGTCTTGGATTGCAAGTGTGTCGATCGTGGCGTTTGCTTGGGGTTTTATTACGCTTTGGGGTGCGGTTTGTACTTGGATTTGGGCGTGGGGGTTGGCGAGGATTCCGAACAATGCGATCATGCGCGTGATTGCGGGAACTGCTTTATGGTCTGGGCTGGAATTGGTGCGGCAGTGGAGCGCATTGGATTGGACATCGTTGGCTTATACGCAGAGTCCAAGTAATTTAGTCATTCTGCATTTGGGACGGATTTCTGGAGCATTAACGGTAACGGCTGCGATCGTGGCTGTGAATGGATTGATTGCAGAAGCTTGGATGGCTCGAAGTAAGCAACTGATTGGAAGTGCGATCGCGCTTTTCATCATTCTGCATTTGGTTGGATTTGGACTGTATCAAACTGCGATCGTGCAAACTCCTGAAGCGAAATTAACCGCAGGGATTATTCAAGGAAATGTTCCAACGCGGCAGAAACTATTTTCGGAAGGATTGCGACAGGCGTTTAATGGATATTCTTCAGGATATCGATCGCTGGCGAATCAAGGAGTCGATTTTGTGGTCACTCCAGAAGGTGCATTACCTGTGTTGTGGCAGGGCGAGAATTTACGAAATTTGGTCACTCAGGCGATACAAGAGAAGCGAGTCCTCGTATTGATTGGGACTTTTGTACCGGAAGGAACGCGATACACTCAGAGCTTGATTGCAGTTGCACCGGATGGAAGTACGATCGCTCGTTACAACAAAATCAAGTTAGTTCCATTGGGTGAATATTTGCCGTTTGAAAAGATTCTTGGAGGGTTGATTGGGCGCTTATCCCCGATCGAGTCTTTTATGGTTCCGGGCAAGTTCAATCAACAATTTGAAACTCCATTGGGAAGAATTGCGATCGGGATTTGTTTTGATTCTGCATTTTCAGAAGTGTTTCGGCAACAAGTCGCGAACAATGCACAGTTTTTAATTACTGCCTCGAATTTAGATCCTTACAGTACGGTTTTGATGGCGCAACACGAGGCGCACGACATTATTAGAGCAATTGAAACCGATCGATGGGCAGTTCGAGTTACGAATACTGGATATTCAGGAATTGTTGATCCGCATGGTCGCGTGAAATGGCGATCAATAAACAATCAATATCAAATTCATGCTGATACAATCTATCGCCAACAAACGCAAACGTTGTATGTGAAATGGGGCGATTGGATGACTCCGACTTTATTAGGAATGAGTGCCGTTTTGCTGTTCTTCGTAAGTCGAAACCAGCGATAA
- a CDS encoding hypothetical protein (similar to AA sequence:cyanobase_aa:LBDG_43730): MSFEKKRWLQTALQIKGSVLLRVLPRSIFCGMFGLLITVLFVEGFPVSMPALASLIPNIVLGLLLVFRTNTAYDRFWEGRKAWGKLVNDTRNLARQIWVAVSERTEQDRADKIEALHLLVAFSVAMKAHLRQEELDSEIERLILPEHFVRLKGVQHPPLRVAFWIGDYLQYQYQRDRIRIHQLTEMQNLLNGLVDCLGACERILKTPMPIAYAIHLKQLLLLYCLSLPFQVVENLVWWTAPVVVLISFTLFGIEAIGIEIENPFGRDPNDLPLDAICETMLKNVQDLIELKPTTHPQDLSLVSTYEEQQNGTHS, from the coding sequence ATGAGTTTTGAGAAGAAACGCTGGCTCCAAACCGCCCTACAAATTAAAGGCTCTGTCCTGCTGCGAGTTTTACCGCGATCGATTTTCTGCGGTATGTTCGGTTTGCTGATTACCGTTCTCTTTGTCGAGGGCTTTCCTGTTTCGATGCCTGCGTTGGCAAGTTTGATTCCAAACATCGTCTTGGGTTTGCTGCTCGTGTTTCGGACGAATACGGCATACGATCGCTTTTGGGAAGGCAGAAAAGCCTGGGGAAAATTAGTCAACGATACTCGTAATTTAGCCCGACAAATTTGGGTGGCAGTTTCGGAGAGAACGGAACAAGATCGAGCCGATAAGATTGAAGCACTGCATTTATTAGTTGCGTTTTCTGTGGCAATGAAAGCTCATTTGCGACAAGAGGAATTAGACTCTGAAATTGAAAGATTAATTTTGCCAGAGCACTTTGTTCGGTTAAAAGGAGTTCAACATCCGCCCCTTAGAGTGGCATTCTGGATTGGTGATTATTTGCAGTATCAATATCAGCGCGATCGCATTAGAATTCACCAGCTTACCGAGATGCAAAATCTGCTAAACGGATTGGTCGATTGCTTGGGTGCATGTGAGCGAATTTTGAAAACTCCAATGCCGATCGCGTATGCCATTCATCTCAAACAATTGCTACTCTTATACTGCCTTTCCCTGCCGTTTCAAGTGGTGGAAAATCTTGTTTGGTGGACGGCTCCCGTGGTCGTTTTGATTAGCTTTACCTTGTTTGGAATTGAAGCGATCGGGATCGAGATCGAGAATCCTTTTGGACGCGATCCGAACGATTTACCGCTTGATGCAATTTGCGAAACAATGCTCAAGAATGTCCAGGATTTGATCGAATTAAAACCGACTACTCATCCTCAAGATTTATCGCTGGTTTCGACTTACGAAGAACAGCAAAACGGCACTCATTCCTAA
- a CDS encoding NAD(P)H-quinone oxidoreductase subunit O (similar to AA sequence:cyanobase_aa:LBDG_10400), translated as MPVKKGAMVRVIREKLENSLEAKASDSRFPSYIFESDGEVVDIKGDYAFVKFGLVPTPNIWLRQDQLESTK; from the coding sequence ATGCCCGTCAAGAAAGGCGCAATGGTTCGTGTAATCCGCGAAAAACTCGAAAACAGCTTAGAAGCTAAAGCCAGCGATTCCCGTTTTCCCAGCTATATTTTTGAATCTGATGGCGAAGTCGTGGATATTAAAGGCGATTATGCTTTCGTCAAATTTGGTCTGGTTCCTACTCCGAATATCTGGCTGAGACAGGATCAACTCGAATCTACTAAATAA
- a CDS encoding malate dehydrogenase (similar to AA sequence:cyanobase_aa:LBDG_10410), whose translation MNTPTCTQFRVSIIGAGNVGSALAQRVAEKNLADVVLLDVVQGRPQGLALDLMEARGVERHDRQIIGTNDYSETAGSDVIVITAGIPRKPGMSRDDLLRINANIVRETVKSAIAHSPQAVLIVITNPLDVMTHLAWQVSGLPPDRVMGMAGVLDSARFQTFIAMELNLSIADINATVLGGHGDLMVPLPRYSTVNGIPITELLSETAIERLIERTRNGGAEIVELMQTGSAFYAPASSACLMIEAILYNKSRLMSIAAYLKGEYGLNDVFIGVPCRLGCRGIEAVLELDLTETERTALQASATSIRENVDRANQLLAATV comes from the coding sequence ATGAATACTCCGACTTGTACTCAGTTTCGTGTTTCAATCATCGGAGCCGGAAATGTCGGGAGTGCATTAGCCCAAAGAGTTGCAGAGAAAAATTTAGCGGACGTTGTGCTGCTCGATGTAGTTCAAGGTCGTCCCCAAGGATTAGCGCTCGATCTGATGGAAGCGCGGGGAGTGGAACGGCACGATCGACAAATTATTGGCACGAATGATTACAGCGAGACAGCGGGATCAGATGTGATTGTGATTACCGCTGGTATTCCACGCAAACCTGGGATGAGCCGGGATGATCTGCTCAGAATTAATGCCAACATTGTGCGGGAAACCGTGAAAAGCGCGATCGCTCATTCGCCCCAAGCTGTTTTGATTGTGATTACAAATCCGCTGGATGTGATGACTCATCTCGCTTGGCAAGTCAGCGGACTTCCACCGGATCGAGTGATGGGAATGGCAGGTGTACTCGATTCTGCTCGATTTCAGACCTTTATCGCAATGGAATTGAATTTGTCGATCGCAGACATCAACGCCACTGTTTTAGGTGGACATGGCGATTTGATGGTTCCTTTGCCAAGATATTCCACGGTTAACGGCATTCCAATCACGGAACTTTTATCGGAAACTGCGATCGAGCGATTGATTGAACGAACTCGAAATGGCGGTGCAGAAATTGTTGAACTGATGCAAACCGGAAGTGCTTTCTACGCGCCCGCATCATCGGCTTGCTTAATGATTGAAGCAATTTTGTATAACAAATCTCGATTGATGTCGATCGCGGCTTATTTGAAGGGTGAATACGGCTTGAATGATGTCTTTATCGGTGTGCCTTGTCGCTTGGGATGTCGAGGAATTGAGGCAGTTTTGGAACTCGATTTAACAGAGACAGAACGAACTGCGCTTCAGGCTTCAGCTACATCTATAAGAGAAAATGTCGATCGTGCAAATCAGCTTTTAGCGGCTACAGTATAA
- a CDS encoding hypothetical protein (similar to AA sequence:cyanobase_aa:LBDG_10420) — protein sequence MIRRWLGGLVGLMCLAPVGYTVSIVAATPEEMIRRPFTCPGQSKGEAKEFQVLTVRKWSEGMVALYRGNCLNDRAIAQKKDLKAQPMLSYRVVKRNGMEWNLLGSGSYFTKQTKTSEKSKKLIEYGVGRSNAKDKRQHTVFYGEVLEPTVAAVEVTFNNGKVLRDRGIDGMVLLVAPGATGICDVRALGVDNQILQRDELIPINTTAVNNTCQPISGQL from the coding sequence ATGATTCGACGCTGGCTGGGTGGCTTGGTAGGTTTGATGTGTCTTGCACCTGTTGGATATACCGTTTCGATCGTGGCGGCGACTCCAGAAGAAATGATTCGTCGTCCCTTTACCTGTCCTGGTCAGTCTAAAGGCGAAGCGAAAGAGTTTCAGGTATTGACGGTACGAAAGTGGTCAGAGGGCATGGTTGCACTCTATCGGGGAAATTGTTTAAACGATCGAGCGATCGCTCAAAAGAAAGACCTGAAAGCACAACCAATGCTGAGTTACCGAGTCGTAAAGCGTAACGGCATGGAATGGAACTTGCTGGGATCAGGTAGCTATTTTACAAAGCAAACCAAGACTTCAGAAAAGTCGAAGAAACTGATCGAGTACGGAGTTGGTCGATCGAATGCCAAAGACAAGCGACAGCACACCGTCTTTTATGGCGAAGTCTTAGAACCGACTGTAGCAGCCGTTGAAGTGACTTTTAACAATGGGAAAGTGTTACGCGATCGAGGAATCGATGGAATGGTCTTGCTGGTGGCTCCTGGTGCAACTGGAATTTGCGATGTCAGAGCACTAGGGGTGGATAATCAAATTTTGCAGCGAGATGAACTGATCCCAATCAACACCACAGCAGTCAATAATACTTGTCAGCCCATTTCGGGACAATTGTAA
- a CDS encoding UDP-N-acetylglucosamine 1-carboxyvinyltransferase (similar to AA sequence:cyanobase_aa:LBDG_10440) — protein MPTQEDRPITLAPSLSNSQSSPEDRHPVLHIWGKQPLSGHVTISGAKNSALVLMAGSLLCSGTCRLRNVPSLLDITRIGEILSALGVKVSHSQGILDLDASEITQSKAPYDLVSQLRASFFVAGPLLARLGVAQVPLPGGCSIGDRPVDLHVKGLQALGAEVIIEHGVVNAHVRGNRKRLTGARIYLDFPSVGATENIMMAATLAEGETIIENAAQEPEVVDLANFCRAMGAQIRGAGTNRIVINGVPKLHEVDYSVVPDRIEAGTFLLAGAITRSEISLSPVVPDHLSAAIAKLHEIGVKVAINAPDTVRVLPARSFRGTDIETLPFPGFPTDLQAPFMSLLTLAEGDSVITETLFENRLQHVAELNRMGADIRLKGNIAIVRGVPQLSGAPVQGTDLRASAALVIAGLAADGMTTVRGLNHLDRGYDNIEAKLRGLGAKIERAHEVAIPTAPIESKVVG, from the coding sequence ATGCCGACTCAGGAGGACAGACCCATTACTCTCGCTCCCAGCTTGTCAAATTCTCAATCTTCACCCGAAGATCGCCACCCTGTCCTTCATATCTGGGGAAAACAGCCCCTAAGTGGGCATGTCACAATTAGTGGCGCAAAAAACTCCGCGCTCGTGTTGATGGCGGGTTCTCTTTTATGCTCAGGGACTTGTCGATTACGCAACGTTCCTTCACTGCTTGATATCACTCGGATTGGTGAAATTCTCTCGGCTTTAGGAGTCAAAGTTTCTCATAGCCAAGGCATTCTCGATCTGGATGCGTCTGAGATTACGCAGTCGAAAGCGCCTTACGATTTGGTGAGTCAGTTAAGAGCCAGTTTCTTTGTCGCAGGTCCATTGCTGGCGCGGCTTGGAGTGGCACAGGTTCCATTACCGGGTGGATGCTCGATCGGCGATCGACCTGTGGATCTGCACGTCAAAGGTCTGCAAGCGCTCGGTGCTGAAGTGATCATCGAACATGGAGTGGTGAATGCTCATGTTCGCGGCAATCGGAAGCGGTTGACTGGAGCTAGAATTTATCTCGATTTCCCTAGCGTTGGAGCGACGGAAAACATCATGATGGCGGCAACCCTGGCAGAAGGGGAAACGATCATCGAGAACGCGGCTCAGGAACCGGAAGTGGTCGATTTGGCGAACTTCTGTCGGGCGATGGGCGCACAAATTCGCGGTGCAGGAACCAATCGGATTGTGATCAATGGCGTTCCAAAGCTGCATGAAGTGGATTATTCGGTTGTACCCGATCGCATTGAGGCAGGAACCTTTCTGTTAGCGGGTGCGATTACTCGATCGGAGATTAGCTTGTCTCCGGTTGTGCCGGATCATCTGAGTGCTGCGATCGCGAAACTACACGAAATCGGAGTGAAAGTAGCGATCAATGCTCCAGATACGGTTCGGGTCTTGCCTGCTAGATCATTCCGAGGCACTGATATTGAGACTTTGCCATTCCCAGGATTTCCGACCGATCTGCAAGCGCCGTTTATGTCGCTGTTGACCTTAGCGGAAGGCGATAGCGTGATTACAGAAACGCTGTTTGAAAATCGGCTTCAGCACGTGGCGGAACTGAATCGGATGGGCGCAGATATTCGATTGAAGGGCAATATTGCGATCGTGCGAGGTGTGCCTCAGTTGTCAGGTGCGCCTGTTCAGGGAACGGATTTACGCGCATCGGCGGCGTTAGTAATTGCGGGCTTGGCAGCGGATGGAATGACCACGGTTCGGGGATTAAATCATCTCGATCGAGGGTATGACAACATTGAAGCGAAGCTGCGCGGATTGGGTGCGAAGATTGAACGCGCTCATGAAGTGGCGATTCCGACCGCTCCGATTGAATCGAAAGTGGTTGGATAG
- a CDS encoding transcriptional regulator (similar to AA sequence:cyanobase_aa:all2237), translated as MTIALSGEDWRSLWDESNQHSDLLSETVYQCPEQLGSGYEREIELRDINLLIIHETYHDDLKITIPPQEDDGCIEFGFNLAGCWANRSQGHNFLEWSQCEGQIIESVGNDPIVKVDIHLDSIEVLRSFVPKDLNHFPIELQRLVEGERSRPYADLGIIIPTMRLALDQILNCPFAGLTKQIYLEAKCLELIALKLDQLADNQSTIAEMTLRSDDIERIYQAKEILINRLEDPPSLLELARQVGSNDCTLKKGFRQVFGTTVFGYLQQQRMEWARSLLLDRSLKVQDVAQRVGYRCPSRFSAAFKRQFGMTPKEMSRLDRR; from the coding sequence GTGACAATTGCGCTTTCAGGAGAAGATTGGCGATCGCTGTGGGATGAGAGCAACCAACATTCAGATTTGCTATCGGAAACCGTTTATCAATGCCCTGAACAATTAGGATCAGGCTATGAACGAGAAATTGAGCTACGCGATATCAACCTGCTGATTATCCATGAAACCTATCATGATGATCTAAAAATTACGATTCCGCCCCAAGAAGATGATGGTTGTATTGAATTTGGCTTTAATCTTGCAGGATGTTGGGCAAATCGTTCGCAAGGTCACAACTTTCTAGAATGGTCACAGTGTGAAGGTCAAATCATTGAATCCGTTGGCAATGATCCAATTGTAAAAGTTGATATTCATCTCGACTCGATCGAGGTTCTCCGAAGCTTTGTTCCGAAAGATTTAAATCACTTCCCGATCGAGCTTCAACGATTGGTAGAAGGAGAGCGATCGCGTCCTTATGCGGATTTAGGCATCATTATCCCTACGATGCGACTTGCGCTTGATCAAATTTTGAATTGTCCGTTTGCGGGACTAACAAAGCAAATCTACCTTGAAGCAAAGTGTTTAGAACTGATTGCACTCAAGCTTGATCAACTGGCTGACAATCAATCGACGATCGCAGAAATGACACTGAGATCTGATGATATCGAGCGAATTTATCAAGCGAAAGAGATTCTCATTAATCGTTTAGAAGATCCACCTTCTTTATTAGAACTCGCTCGGCAAGTTGGCTCAAATGATTGCACTCTGAAGAAAGGATTTCGACAGGTTTTTGGTACGACTGTATTTGGTTATCTTCAGCAGCAGCGAATGGAATGGGCACGATCGCTGTTACTCGATCGTTCGCTCAAAGTTCAAGATGTCGCGCAACGTGTGGGATATCGCTGTCCGAGTCGATTCAGTGCTGCTTTCAAACGACAGTTCGGAATGACACCAAAAGAAATGTCACGGCTCGATCGCAGATAA